Below is a genomic region from Streptomyces sp. RPA4-2.
GTAGGTCCAGCGCACTCGCTCACTGCCCGGTTTGACCCGGGCGACGTCGATGGATGCCTGGGCGGGATCGATGCCGACGACGTCGATGCCGCGTTCGGCCAGGAGGAGAGCGAACACCCCTGTGCCGCAGCCGATGTCCAGAACTTGGTGTGCCTTGAACTCTTCCGCCATGCGGAGGTAGGCATCGAGGTCGCTGCGGTCGGGGTCGAGCGGATCGTAGATCGCGGCGAGTCGTGGATGCCCGAAGCAGTCATCAGCCATGCGGCCGAACGTATGCAGAGCCGGGCCCGAAGAGCTACTGAGTTTCCCGGGACTCGGCTGGCTGGGGTTCTTGCCCTGACGATCAGTACCCCGTGCCGATCAAACTTCGATGACACAGGACAGCTGTCGTACGCGAGCGCCGGGTCATCCAGTGTCCGCTGTCATCCAATCGAGGCGTTTGACAGCGAACCCAGTCGTTTCGGCTTCCTTGCCAGCGAACCTAGTCGGACTCCAAAATGCGGTCGAGTGTCCGGCGCCCCATTCTGCTCATCGTCGGATTGCTCTCGACGTAGTACCAGACAACACCCATGGCCTGTTCGAACGCCCATGCCTTGCCGCGCTCCCACTCCAGATCGTCACAGGCCAGTGTCTGCCGGAGCACTTCCCGCGGGCCTGGCTGCAACAGGTGCCAGGCACTGACCAGATCCAGCGCGGGGTCGGCCGGGCCAAAGCCGCCGGTGTCGAGTACGCCGCTGAGCCGGTCTCCCGCGACCAGTACGTTGCCGGGAATCAGGTCACCATGGCTCATCACGTCGGCGGCCGTGCGTGGCAACTCCCGGAGGTGGCCCCACACTTGGCGCAACCGGGGCACGTCGAGCAGCCCCTTGCTCTCCTCGAAGCACTTCGCCATCCAGTCGTCGTGGTGAGCGAGAACGCCGCCACGGTTCTCGCCGCTGAAACGCCGCCCCCGCGTCTCGGCGTCCCGCAGGGCTGCGATGAAGGCCGCAAGGTCCTCGGCGAAAGCGTCCGACCCACTCGGGTCGGCATCGAAGGCGACCGTTCCCGGCAGCCATGTCTGGATCGACCACGGCATGGGGTAACCCGCTCCAGGCTTTCCCAGGGCGACGGGTTCCGGAACGGGGAACCGAGACACCTGTGCCAGCTCCGCGCTCGCCTGGGCTTCCCGTTCCAGAACCGCCAGCGCCTCCGCGGCATCGGTCAGACGCAGCGGGAAACGCGCGGAGAGGTCGTCCCCGACGCGGAAGATGGCGTGGACCGTCCCGGTCGACGACAGGAGTTGGATCGCCTTGCCGCTCCAGTGAGGGAACTGTTCTTGGATCAAGGTCGCAACGATGTCGGCGGTCACGTCCACTTGGTCATCGTGCATGGTCAATCTCGCAGGCCCTTCCACTAATCCAGTTCGAAACGACGGAAGCAGTCCAGATCAACTGAGACGACAGCCAGTATTCAGACGCCAGGTTCCAGATCAACTGAGTTTTTTTCGGCCACCCAGGTGTCTCAACCGTTCTGGTCGCCCCAGGTCACAGCGGCGGCTTCGGACCAGATCACTTGAGACGGAGCATGAGAGGCACCCACCGAGAGCGATCGTTTGCCATCGAACCTAAGGGTTGTCCCGTAAATGATCTTCGGCTGGTTGCGGGCGTGGTGGGTAGCTGGTCTGGCTGTTCGTTTATCCGGCGAGGTTGAGGTTGTGCAGGCGGGCGATGCCGAGGATGGCGTGGTGGACTCCGTCGCCCTTGGGTCGGCAGTCGCGGAGGATCTTGTAGGTCTTCATGCGGGCGAAGACGTGCTCGACGCGGGCGCGGACTTGTTTGTGGGACGTGTTGTGGGCGGCTTTCCAGTCGGGCAGTTCTTCGCCTTTGCGGCGGCGGTGGGGCATCACGAGCCCGGTGCCCGGGTAGCCGCCGTCGGCGATCGTCATGGTCCTGCCGACGGCGGCCTTCGCGCCGGACTCCTCCCACGCCTTGCAGTCGTTGCGGTTGCCGGGCAGGGGCCGGC
It encodes:
- a CDS encoding class I SAM-dependent methyltransferase; the protein is MADDCFGHPRLAAIYDPLDPDRSDLDAYLRMAEEFKAHQVLDIGCGTGVFALLLAERGIDVVGIDPAQASIDVARVKPGSERVRWTY
- a CDS encoding aminoglycoside phosphotransferase family protein; translated protein: MHDDQVDVTADIVATLIQEQFPHWSGKAIQLLSSTGTVHAIFRVGDDLSARFPLRLTDAAEALAVLEREAQASAELAQVSRFPVPEPVALGKPGAGYPMPWSIQTWLPGTVAFDADPSGSDAFAEDLAAFIAALRDAETRGRRFSGENRGGVLAHHDDWMAKCFEESKGLLDVPRLRQVWGHLRELPRTAADVMSHGDLIPGNVLVAGDRLSGVLDTGGFGPADPALDLVSAWHLLQPGPREVLRQTLACDDLEWERGKAWAFEQAMGVVWYYVESNPTMSRMGRRTLDRILESD